A genome region from Arthrobacter agilis includes the following:
- a CDS encoding ROK family transcriptional regulator: MPSDGGFTQRPSAPGASGASEVFQVLRDGRPRTRAELAQVTGLARSTVAARIDTLMSLGFVAPFGGAASTGGRPPSLFALNPGARVVIGADLGATHAIVILADLSGRELGRAQQQMSIGDGPEAVLGWLTTAVTGLLERDDRTADDLAAVGIGLPGPVEHDTGRPINPPIMPGWDRFDVPGFIQRDFPVPVLVDNDVNIMALGEQDASWPDVADLMFIKVATGIGAGIILGGVLQRGAQGTAGDLGHVRVSRGGETLCRCGNAGCLEAIAGGPALAAALGASGERTPTGSQDVVELVRSGDIQALQAVRQAGRDIGDVLATCVNLVNPSVIVVGGALAQAGEHLLAGIREVVYTRSLPLATEHLRIVPSVSGQNAGVAGAAVLAISHVLSPEAIDAASARLAG, from the coding sequence ATGCCCAGCGATGGGGGATTCACCCAGCGCCCGTCCGCGCCGGGCGCATCCGGGGCCAGCGAGGTGTTCCAGGTGCTCCGCGACGGCCGGCCGCGCACGAGGGCGGAACTGGCGCAGGTCACGGGGCTCGCCCGCTCCACCGTCGCGGCGCGGATCGACACGCTGATGTCCCTCGGGTTCGTGGCCCCCTTCGGTGGTGCGGCGTCCACGGGCGGGCGCCCGCCGTCGCTGTTCGCCCTGAACCCCGGGGCGCGCGTGGTGATCGGCGCCGATCTCGGTGCCACGCACGCGATCGTGATCCTCGCGGACCTCTCCGGACGGGAGCTCGGACGGGCCCAGCAGCAGATGAGCATCGGCGACGGACCGGAGGCGGTCCTCGGCTGGCTGACGACGGCCGTCACCGGCCTCCTGGAACGGGACGACCGCACGGCGGACGATCTCGCCGCCGTCGGCATCGGCCTCCCCGGGCCCGTGGAACACGACACCGGCCGGCCCATCAACCCGCCCATCATGCCCGGCTGGGACCGGTTCGACGTGCCGGGGTTCATCCAGCGCGACTTCCCCGTCCCCGTCCTCGTGGACAACGACGTGAACATCATGGCCCTCGGGGAACAGGACGCGAGCTGGCCCGACGTGGCGGACCTGATGTTCATCAAGGTGGCCACCGGCATCGGAGCAGGCATCATCCTGGGCGGCGTGCTGCAGCGCGGCGCGCAGGGCACGGCCGGCGACCTCGGCCATGTGCGCGTCTCGCGGGGCGGGGAGACCCTCTGTCGCTGCGGGAACGCGGGATGCCTCGAGGCCATCGCCGGCGGGCCCGCGCTGGCCGCGGCGCTGGGCGCATCGGGGGAGCGGACCCCCACCGGCAGCCAGGACGTCGTCGAGCTGGTCAGGTCCGGGGACATCCAGGCGCTCCAGGCCGTGCGGCAGGCCGGCCGCGACATCGGTGACGTGCTCGCCACGTGCGTCAACCTCGTCAACCCCTCGGTGATCGTGGTCGGCGGGGCCCTCGCGCAGGCCGGCGAGCACCTCCTCGCCGGCATCCGCGAGGTCGTGTACACGCGTTCGCTGCCGCTCGCCACCGAGCACCTGCGCATCGTCCCGTCGGTGTCCGGGCAGAACGCCGGCGTCGCGGGGGCCGCGGTGCTAGCCATCTCGCACGTGCTCTCGCCCGAGGCGATCGACGCGGCGAGCGCGCGCCTGGCGGGCTGA
- the pyrE gene encoding orotate phosphoribosyltransferase, which yields MTAETSAQTTDRTRLLELIKELAVVHERVTLSSGVEADYYIDLRRITLHHEASALVGRVMLQLLDDAGIAFEAAGGLTMGADPVGTAVMHAAAQAGRPIDAFVVRKSQKTHGMGRQVEGPDVSGRPVVVLEDTSTTGGSALTAVEGVRRAGGDVQAVAVIVDRDTGSKERIEAEAGVPYLFAFGKDELGLA from the coding sequence ATGACCGCCGAGACCTCCGCGCAGACCACCGACCGCACCCGGCTCCTCGAGCTCATCAAGGAACTCGCCGTGGTGCACGAGCGCGTGACCCTCTCCAGCGGTGTCGAGGCCGACTACTACATCGATCTCCGCCGCATCACGCTGCACCACGAGGCGTCCGCCCTCGTGGGCCGGGTCATGCTCCAGCTGCTCGACGACGCCGGGATCGCCTTCGAGGCGGCCGGCGGCCTGACGATGGGTGCCGATCCCGTGGGCACGGCCGTCATGCATGCCGCGGCGCAGGCGGGCCGGCCGATCGATGCGTTCGTGGTGCGCAAGAGCCAGAAGACCCACGGCATGGGCCGCCAGGTCGAGGGCCCGGACGTGTCGGGGCGTCCCGTCGTCGTGCTCGAGGACACCTCGACCACGGGCGGTTCCGCGCTCACCGCCGTCGAGGGTGTGCGCCGCGCCGGGGGTGACGTGCAGGCCGTCGCCGTGATCGTCGACCGGGACACCGGGTCGAAGGAGCGCATCGAGGCCGAAGCCGGTGTGCCGTACCTCTTCGCGTTCGGCAAGGACGAGCTCGGCCTGGCCTGA
- a CDS encoding thioesterase domain-containing protein produces the protein MKDDDGRVLQRAQAFRESSRRSFLMGSAAAAVVTADLAFTRIIQSQREQTRILPLDDDAARARFPNDRWVLFPGYKTSWEEGLWILNSLRPVLSRRAQMAVMGYSNRGLDINNVVATMNRYVENFRLEKLYFYGHSFGGMVAVEVAARLRDRGIPVELILLDSSPSSRYDVRDQRMFDGVVLLYEAGVRVPISVRGTYELGERIVHKNERTWSQIVDQTLEQLSPLAPSSELIQSESSYIYHFDVTRFRLSLGDTKVVFAGNPDDGVVDYATARAGWAQALPDNVVSVDHVTEGALPAHASPQWNPGIYQGIVSAVQREYIRVSRGGGSKRPF, from the coding sequence GTGAAGGACGACGACGGCCGGGTGCTGCAGCGGGCGCAGGCCTTCCGTGAATCCTCGCGCCGGTCCTTCCTGATGGGTTCGGCGGCTGCCGCGGTGGTGACCGCCGATCTGGCCTTCACACGGATCATCCAGTCGCAGCGGGAGCAGACCCGCATCCTGCCGCTCGACGACGACGCCGCGCGTGCCCGCTTCCCGAACGACCGCTGGGTCCTCTTCCCCGGCTACAAGACCAGCTGGGAGGAGGGCCTCTGGATCCTGAACTCGCTGCGCCCGGTGCTGTCGCGTCGGGCGCAGATGGCCGTGATGGGCTACTCCAACCGCGGCCTGGACATCAACAACGTCGTGGCCACCATGAACCGCTACGTGGAGAACTTCCGGCTCGAGAAGCTCTACTTCTACGGCCACAGCTTCGGCGGCATGGTGGCCGTCGAGGTCGCCGCGCGCCTGCGCGACCGCGGGATCCCCGTGGAACTGATCCTGCTCGACTCCTCCCCGTCCAGCCGGTACGACGTCCGGGACCAGCGCATGTTCGACGGCGTGGTGCTGCTCTACGAGGCGGGTGTGCGGGTGCCCATCAGCGTGCGCGGTACCTACGAGCTGGGGGAGCGGATCGTCCACAAGAACGAGCGGACCTGGAGCCAGATCGTGGACCAGACCCTCGAGCAGCTCTCACCGCTGGCCCCCAGCAGCGAGCTCATCCAGTCGGAGTCCTCGTACATCTACCACTTCGACGTGACGCGGTTCCGGCTTTCCCTCGGTGACACGAAGGTGGTGTTCGCCGGGAACCCGGATGACGGCGTCGTCGACTACGCGACGGCCCGCGCCGGCTGGGCGCAGGCGCTGCCGGACAACGTGGTGTCCGTGGACCACGTGACGGAGGGCGCCCTGCCCGCCCATGCCAGCCCGCAGTGGAACCCGGGCATCTACCAGGGCATCGTCTCCGCCGTGCAGCGGGAGTACATCCGCGTCTCGCGCGGCGGCGGCTCGAAGCGCCCCTTCTGA
- a CDS encoding HAD-IIA family hydrolase yields the protein MRENEHIECWLTDMDGVLVHENQAIPGAAELIERWVATSRRFLVLTNNSIYTPRDLAARLKASGLEIPEENLWTSALATAQFLRDQLPGGRAYVIGEAGLTTALHEAGFVLTDTNPDYVVLGETRTYSFEAITKAVRLILEGARFIATNPDVTGPSKEGPLPATGAIAAMITAATSRDPYIVGKPNPMMFRSAMNQIDAHSETTAMIGDRMDTDIIAGMEAGLHTVLVLSGITQPEDINAYPFRPAQICASVADLIDQV from the coding sequence ATGCGCGAGAACGAACACATCGAGTGCTGGCTCACCGACATGGACGGTGTGCTGGTGCATGAGAACCAGGCCATCCCTGGGGCGGCCGAACTGATCGAGAGGTGGGTGGCCACCTCCAGGCGGTTCCTCGTCCTGACGAACAACTCCATCTACACCCCTCGCGACCTCGCCGCGCGCCTGAAGGCGTCCGGACTCGAGATCCCCGAGGAGAACCTGTGGACCTCGGCCCTGGCCACGGCGCAGTTCCTGCGCGACCAGCTCCCCGGAGGCCGGGCCTACGTGATCGGCGAGGCCGGGCTGACGACGGCGCTGCACGAGGCCGGCTTCGTCCTCACCGACACGAATCCCGACTACGTGGTGCTCGGCGAGACCCGCACGTACTCCTTCGAGGCGATCACCAAGGCCGTCCGCCTGATCCTGGAGGGCGCCCGGTTCATCGCCACCAACCCGGACGTCACCGGGCCCTCGAAGGAGGGCCCCCTTCCCGCGACGGGCGCCATCGCCGCCATGATCACCGCCGCCACGAGCCGCGACCCCTACATCGTGGGCAAGCCCAACCCGATGATGTTCCGCTCGGCCATGAACCAGATCGACGCGCACTCGGAGACCACCGCGATGATCGGCGACCGCATGGACACGGACATCATCGCGGGCATGGAGGCGGGGCTGCACACGGTCCTCGTGCTGAGCGGCATCACCCAGCCGGAGGACATCAACGCCTATCCGTTCCGGCCCGCGCAGATCTGCGCCTCCGTGGCGGACCTGATCGACCAGGTCTGA
- a CDS encoding TrmH family RNA methyltransferase: MEQSLPNSSPDLPAPDAPAVGVGPWEGAWPDGDHWDHDLLAAGDTRNVTDGYRYWRHEAIVADLDERRHGFHVAIENWQHDLNIGSVVRTANAFLAREVHIIGRRRWNRRGAMVTDRYQHVRHHPTVSDFTAWAAAEGLTVIGIDNFPDSVPLETYDLPERCVLVFGQEGPGLTPEVHEAAEATLSIAQFGSTRSINASAAAAIAMHGWVRRHVFGQHV, encoded by the coding sequence GTGGAACAATCCCTGCCGAACTCCAGCCCCGACCTGCCCGCCCCCGACGCCCCGGCGGTCGGTGTGGGGCCCTGGGAGGGCGCGTGGCCCGACGGCGACCACTGGGACCACGACCTGCTGGCGGCCGGTGACACCCGCAACGTCACCGACGGGTACCGGTACTGGCGCCACGAGGCGATCGTCGCCGACCTCGACGAGCGGCGGCACGGCTTCCACGTCGCGATCGAGAACTGGCAGCACGACCTCAACATCGGCTCCGTGGTGCGCACGGCCAACGCCTTCCTCGCCCGCGAGGTGCACATCATCGGCCGACGGCGGTGGAACAGGCGCGGCGCCATGGTCACCGACCGCTACCAGCACGTCCGCCACCACCCCACGGTGTCCGACTTCACGGCCTGGGCGGCGGCCGAGGGGCTGACGGTGATCGGGATCGACAACTTCCCCGACTCGGTGCCCCTGGAGACCTACGACCTGCCCGAGCGCTGCGTGCTCGTGTTCGGGCAGGAGGGCCCGGGCCTCACCCCCGAGGTCCACGAGGCGGCCGAGGCCACGCTCTCGATCGCCCAGTTCGGGTCCACCCGCTCCATCAACGCCTCCGCGGCCGCCGCGATCGCCATGCACGGCTGGGTGCGCCGGCACGTATTCGGCCAGCACGTCTGA
- the fbaA gene encoding class II fructose-bisphosphate aldolase: MPIATPDVYAEMIDRAKAGGFAFPAVNVTSSQTLNAAMRGFAEAGSDGIVQVSTGGAAYWSGASVKDMVAGSLGFAAFAKEVAKKYDVNIALHTDHCPKDKLDDFVLPLLAASEEAVKNGRDPIFNSHMWDGSAETLEENLRIAREILPRAAAAKIILEVEIGTVGGEEDGVENAINDKLYTTVDDALATIDALGAGEHGRYITALTFGNVHGVYKPGGVKLRPEILKDIQDQVGRKIGKDKPFDLVFHGGSGSSEQEIADAVSYGVIKMNIDTDTQYAFTRPVADHMLKNYDGVLKVDGEVGNKKTYDPRVWGASAEAGLAARVVEAAASLGSAGKKL, from the coding sequence ATGCCTATCGCAACCCCTGATGTTTACGCCGAGATGATCGACCGCGCGAAGGCGGGCGGGTTCGCATTCCCGGCTGTGAACGTGACCTCCTCCCAGACCCTCAACGCGGCGATGCGCGGGTTCGCCGAGGCCGGCTCCGACGGCATCGTGCAGGTCTCCACGGGCGGCGCCGCCTACTGGTCGGGTGCGAGCGTCAAGGACATGGTGGCCGGTTCGCTCGGCTTCGCGGCCTTCGCCAAGGAGGTGGCCAAGAAGTACGACGTCAACATCGCCCTGCACACCGACCACTGCCCCAAGGACAAGCTCGACGACTTCGTGCTGCCGCTGCTGGCCGCTTCCGAGGAGGCCGTGAAGAACGGCCGCGACCCCATCTTCAACTCGCACATGTGGGACGGCTCCGCCGAGACCCTCGAGGAGAACCTGCGGATCGCCCGCGAGATCCTGCCCCGCGCCGCAGCGGCGAAGATCATCCTCGAGGTCGAGATCGGCACCGTCGGCGGCGAGGAGGACGGCGTCGAGAACGCCATCAACGACAAGCTCTACACCACTGTCGACGACGCCCTGGCCACGATCGACGCCCTCGGCGCCGGCGAGCACGGCCGTTACATCACGGCCCTCACCTTCGGCAACGTCCACGGCGTGTACAAGCCCGGCGGCGTGAAGCTCCGCCCCGAGATCCTCAAGGACATCCAGGACCAGGTGGGCCGGAAGATCGGCAAGGACAAGCCGTTCGACCTCGTGTTCCACGGCGGCTCCGGCTCCTCCGAGCAGGAGATCGCCGACGCCGTGTCCTACGGCGTCATCAAGATGAACATCGACACCGACACCCAGTACGCGTTCACGCGTCCGGTCGCGGACCACATGCTGAAGAACTACGACGGCGTCCTGAAGGTCGACGGCGAGGTCGGCAACAAGAAGACCTACGACCCCCGCGTCTGGGGTGCGTCCGCCGAAGCCGGCCTCGCCGCCCGCGTGGTCGAGGCCGCGGCGTCCCTCGGGTCCGCCGGGAAGAAGCTGTAG
- a CDS encoding DUF3151 domain-containing protein produces MSDEFRKNLMGPEPTLLPEEPDVVERLAAGDEAVDLAAKHPTSSLVWAILADEAYGEGRTIESYAYARTGYHRGLDALRRSGWRGAGPIPYSHEPNRGFLRALYALGRAAASIGEIEEAERIAVFLKESDPEASTRLAG; encoded by the coding sequence ATGTCGGACGAATTCCGGAAGAACCTCATGGGCCCCGAGCCCACCCTCCTGCCCGAGGAGCCCGACGTCGTCGAGCGCCTCGCGGCCGGCGACGAAGCCGTGGACCTCGCGGCGAAGCACCCGACGTCGTCGCTCGTCTGGGCGATCCTCGCGGACGAGGCGTACGGCGAGGGCCGGACCATCGAGTCCTACGCCTACGCCCGCACCGGCTACCACCGCGGCCTCGACGCGCTCCGGCGCAGCGGCTGGCGCGGCGCAGGCCCCATCCCGTACTCGCACGAGCCCAACCGCGGCTTCCTCCGCGCGCTCTACGCACTCGGGCGGGCCGCCGCGTCCATCGGGGAGATCGAGGAGGCCGAGCGGATCGCGGTGTTCCTCAAGGAATCCGATCCCGAGGCGAGCACCCGCCTGGCGGGCTGA
- a CDS encoding helix-turn-helix domain-containing protein, translating to MATSASTGQLYTVAEVAAMMRVSKMTVYRMVQSGTIHSIRFGRSYRVPQSAVRDYIDTANPGSDYTI from the coding sequence ATGGCGACGAGCGCAAGTACGGGACAGTTGTACACGGTGGCGGAGGTGGCCGCTATGATGCGGGTCTCCAAGATGACCGTGTACCGGATGGTGCAGTCCGGCACCATCCACAGCATCCGGTTCGGACGGTCCTACCGCGTGCCGCAGAGCGCGGTGCGGGACTACATCGACACGGCGAACCCCGGGTCCGACTACACGATCTGA
- a CDS encoding DUF2975 domain-containing protein, with protein sequence MRKPTVLALRIVLCMMFAGSVFIQVVMVPLLGVDLDQADPEVALIRTPLVVLTVLVILALQAAMVCVWGLLTMVRRGTVFSRGAFRLVDVVIGAFAAASLLTFGLGVALAPGEAVAPGVVLLIGGVAVSIAAVALIVLVLRALLVQAVDRDAEARRLRTELDEVI encoded by the coding sequence ATGAGAAAACCCACGGTGCTCGCGCTGCGGATCGTGCTGTGCATGATGTTCGCCGGGTCCGTCTTCATCCAGGTGGTGATGGTCCCCCTGCTCGGGGTCGACCTGGACCAGGCCGATCCGGAGGTGGCGCTCATCCGCACCCCGCTCGTGGTCCTCACCGTGCTCGTGATCCTCGCCCTGCAGGCCGCGATGGTCTGCGTCTGGGGACTGCTGACCATGGTGCGGCGGGGCACCGTCTTCTCGCGCGGGGCCTTCCGCCTGGTGGACGTGGTGATCGGGGCGTTCGCCGCCGCGAGCCTGCTGACCTTCGGGCTCGGCGTCGCGCTCGCTCCGGGCGAGGCCGTGGCTCCCGGCGTGGTGCTGCTCATCGGTGGGGTGGCGGTGTCGATCGCCGCCGTGGCGCTGATCGTCCTGGTCCTCAGGGCGCTGCTCGTCCAGGCGGTGGACCGGGACGCCGAGGCCCGCCGGCTGCGCACCGAACTGGACGAGGTGATCTGA
- a CDS encoding helix-turn-helix domain-containing protein, translated as MPIVVRIDVELAKRKMSVGDFAERVGLTPANVAVLKNGRAKAVRFSTLEAMCRVLECQPGDLLEWVDDGEAGGGTDDAGRAVRMEGA; from the coding sequence ATGCCGATCGTGGTGCGCATCGACGTCGAACTGGCGAAGCGGAAGATGAGCGTGGGTGACTTCGCGGAACGGGTGGGCCTGACGCCGGCCAACGTGGCGGTCCTGAAGAACGGGCGGGCCAAGGCCGTGCGGTTCAGCACCCTCGAGGCCATGTGCCGGGTGCTGGAGTGCCAGCCGGGCGACCTGCTGGAGTGGGTCGACGACGGGGAGGCCGGCGGGGGCACCGACGACGCGGGCCGTGCGGTGCGCATGGAGGGCGCATGA
- a CDS encoding oxygenase MpaB family protein: MKGLDRFFPAAPAPGAAGDTGLFGPDSTAWRIARERLIVAGGPAALLLQVAHPLVAEGVRAHSGFTDDPLQRLRGTLDAVLTVTFGDRGQVRAAAGYVARRHRPVRGTLPAAGGPLPAGTPYSATDPGLALWVFSTLVRTALEVTEAFHRPVLAGERDAYYRDMRQLAHVFGVPDRLLPDGYAALERYMDAQIRTTLQVGAAGQQIARQVLAPQPPIVPWPLRGVPAILAAGVLPPVLRDAYGLPWRRRERAVFAVARRVARIAVPLLPGGVRYWPHYRVAAARVRRAPATGPGGGSSSSPTPAAGAEEPS, from the coding sequence ATGAAGGGGCTGGACCGCTTCTTCCCGGCGGCGCCCGCACCCGGCGCCGCCGGCGACACCGGACTCTTCGGCCCCGACTCCACCGCCTGGCGGATCGCCCGCGAGCGGCTGATCGTGGCCGGCGGCCCGGCGGCGCTCCTGCTGCAGGTGGCCCATCCGCTCGTGGCCGAGGGGGTGCGTGCCCACAGCGGATTCACGGACGATCCGCTGCAGCGCCTGCGGGGGACCCTCGACGCCGTCCTCACCGTCACCTTCGGGGACCGGGGGCAGGTGCGGGCCGCCGCCGGCTACGTGGCCCGCAGGCACCGGCCCGTCCGCGGAACCCTCCCCGCTGCCGGCGGGCCGCTGCCCGCCGGGACGCCCTACAGTGCGACCGACCCGGGGCTGGCCCTCTGGGTGTTCTCGACCCTCGTCCGGACCGCACTCGAGGTGACGGAGGCCTTCCACCGGCCGGTCCTCGCGGGGGAGCGGGATGCCTACTACCGGGACATGCGGCAGCTGGCCCACGTCTTCGGCGTCCCGGACCGGCTGCTGCCCGACGGCTACGCGGCGCTCGAGCGGTACATGGATGCACAGATCCGGACCACGCTCCAGGTCGGTGCGGCCGGGCAGCAGATCGCCCGGCAGGTCCTCGCGCCCCAGCCGCCGATCGTGCCGTGGCCACTCCGGGGCGTGCCCGCGATCCTGGCCGCGGGGGTCCTGCCGCCCGTCCTGCGCGACGCCTACGGGCTTCCGTGGCGCCGGCGTGAACGCGCGGTGTTCGCCGTCGCCCGCCGGGTCGCCCGGATCGCCGTCCCCCTGCTGCCCGGGGGTGTCCGGTACTGGCCCCACTACCGGGTGGCCGCGGCCCGGGTGCGGCGCGCGCCGGCTACCGGTCCGGGTGGCGGATCGTCGTCGTCACCGACACCAGCTGCGGGCGCGGAGGAGCCGAGCTGA